AGAAGACAGAGAAAACGAAGACTGAACTGATTGGCGGGGCTGATGTCTACATGACTGTTTTTCTCCAACACCGTGTCAATGGACAAGTTCTCATCAAAGCTGCAAGAAGCGTTGTGGAGTCTCATAAATCCAAGAGTGGCACCATTTCAGAAGCAGCTCCAGTTATTTAGTGCAGCTGCTCTTTCATTGCCTATTATAGGTTATCTTTAGCTATGAATTATACGAGACAAAAGTAGCTGATTGCCTGTAGTTGCAGTTTGAAGTCCAAACATGGGAAATCTGAACGTTCAGCCCTctgtttagtttttgttttattctttttctgtcAAATTCTTGTTCAGCTGGATTAGGCAGTCTGACGTCCCCTTTAGCTTTAGTTAGTGTCTAGCATTTCCTTTTCGAAATTGATTCTCACAAGCATTGAGCATTGGCAATCCTTTGTTCTTCATAGAAAATGAGCAATTGCCTAAGTCCATCGTAGAAGTCTAGCTTACACTGCTCCAGATTGTTGTTCACTACATCAATCCATAAACGGGATATAATGAAATGTTAAAACTGAAAGGCATGCCTTGACATCAAATGAAATTTCTGAATTTAATACTCTTTCAAACTTCAATACCGCACATAAACAAACTTGAGTGCAACAATACTTCCTCTAGATTCATGAAactttttattctaaaaaaaaaaaaaaatcatgaaactTTTAATAGCAACCACCACACAAATATATAATGaccaatttgattgattttttacagcaGAAAATGGAAGACAATGGCAATCACAACATACTAAAAGTAATAAAGAACTAACTACGTCAGTCATTGTTGGGGCTCTGACCCAATATGCAACTTACCTTTTTActgtttttcatttgttatattgCAGTAAGTTCTCAGGTTAATTTGTTGTGAGTCAGCAGTAGCTGGATCCTTATCTGAAAATGGACAGCtgtccattttcttttctttctagtttCTAGCTATATGTACTGGGCTGAGGCTCTCTTGAAATCATCGATGAATACAACAACTTACTTTTCATTCCTCTGCAATtactctttttcttattttcctaTCACTTTGGGGTCCAGACCCATAttatttggtatcagagcttcacGCTCATGGGACCGTCGCGTAAGGGTGGCACCAATCCTCAGTCGTCGAAGGAACTTTCGGCTGCTGAGATGGATTATTTGGCACAACAGGCGGTGGTTGAGGCTCAACTTCAGGCGGTGCACGACTCGGTTGATGAAATTCGGGCCGCTCAAGCTTTGATCCGCTCTGAAAATGCTGAGATTCATGCTCAGAATGCAGAATTCCGCTCTCAGCTACTAGAAGAGCTTCGAGCTCTCAGAACCCGCTCTGACTCTATTCCAGTCTCTCCGAACTTGCTGCCTCCCAGCTCTCTCCCGGCCTCTGATCCTGCAAATTCGAGGGTTTCATTCTCAGAACCAATTTATCCTCAAGGGTTGGGAGTCTTAAGCATCACTCCAGCGGAAGTCTCTTCAGGTATACTCGTTCCTTCTGCAGCTCCTGCTATGCCCATTTCTAGTCTTCCTGCTACTACTCATGTTAGATCTGGAGCTAGTAGTACTCGTATACAAAATGGTAAAGTGGTTGCTACTGGTGGCAGTCCCGTTGTTGTTAGTGATATGTCATGTAGGGAAAGATTGTTGAATGATGCATTTCAATCTAGAGATAGAGTTGAAGGGTATGATTACGGTGGATTTCCATATCAATCTCATTATTATCAACATACTGTGGTTCCTAATCATTATACTAATGTGCCAGCTTATAATCCACAATTTGTTCATGGCTTTCCTACATCATCTATGCATTATGTCCATGGAAACTCTGTATTTGGGGGTCCCTTACAGCAAGGCCAGTCTAGTCACTCTTCAGCTGTACCTCCATGGCAACTATCCTCGAGCACACCCAACTATCAGGAGCAGAATGTTAGGCCTACGTTACCGTTTGCTGTGAATCATTACCTTACATCACAGATGTCTACTCAGTCCATTCCATCTTATGCACCACCAACATACTCCACAATTCCATCTTCTTATACTCGCTTCCAGCAACCACAGCTCTACCAAGCACGGCAACCACAGTACCCTTACTGTCAAAATCAATTTCACGGGGGTCCCTTGCCGCAAGGACCTCAATTTCAAGGTCAGTCTGAGATGGATCCTAA
Above is a genomic segment from Rosa chinensis cultivar Old Blush chromosome 3, RchiOBHm-V2, whole genome shotgun sequence containing:
- the LOC121048845 gene encoding uncharacterized protein LOC121048845, producing MGPSRKGGTNPQSSKELSAAEMDYLAQQAVVEAQLQAVHDSVDEIRAAQALIRSENAEIHAQNAEFRSQLLEELRALRTRSDSIPVSPNLLPPSSLPASDPANSRVSFSEPIYPQGLGVLSITPAEVSSAYNPQFVHGFPTSSMHYVHGNSVFGGPLQQGQSSHSSAVPPWQLSSSTPNYQEQNVRPTLPFAVNHYLTSQMSTQSIPSYAPPTYSTIPSSYTRFQQPQLYQARQPQYPYCQNQFHGGPLPQGPQFQGQSEMDPNLPTMRQMRLEFQTFGDGDPLQWLNKAEQYFELYQIPEDKKVSIKAMHLNDEAADVWHLFRHQYPGNWRGFADLLMREFGSHNQADYQSALIRLNQTGSVSEFKLQFNKYGRRDPGFSDDILLACFLGGLKEDIQVDVRAMRPTSLYQAYALAMIFEERHAGHRSTRSFSQRSQFSNPTVAH